A genomic region of Fusarium falciforme chromosome 4, complete sequence contains the following coding sequences:
- a CDS encoding Selenoprotein O, which translates to MLCRNALRRVTPRSSLQRINKMAAHLSNGAAAPNSNNSNYPGASLEDLPKSWHFTESLPADAVFPTPADSHKTPRDQITPRQVREAIFTWVRPAEQKDPELLAVSPAALRDLGIKAGEEKTDDFRQLVAGNKLYGWDEEKLEGGYPWAQCYGGFQFGQWAGQLGDGRAISLFETTNPASGERYELQLKGAGLTPYSRFADGKAVLRSSIREFVVSEALNALKIPTTRALSLTLLPNSKVLRERVEPGAIVLRFAQSWLRLGNFDILRARGDRDLIRKLSTYIAEDVFGGWDKLPARLENPDEPKTSPPPKRGVARDTIEGPEDAEENRFTRLYREVVRRNATTVANWQAYGFMNGVLNTDNTSIYGLSIDFGPFAFMDNFDPMYTPNHDDYALRYSYRNQPTIIWWNLVRFGEAIGEMMGMGAKVDDPTFVEKGVTEGEEAAVVARAEKLITQAGEEFKIVFLNEYKRLMTARLGLKTHKDSDFDVLFSEALDTLETLELDFHHFFRRLSNLKLQDLATEEGRKEKASTFFHKEGPPTTGTEDGARERIAKWLASWRERVVEDWKDESDDVSEEKDNERIEAMKKVNPNFVPRGWILDEVIKRVEKDGERDVLDRIMQMALHPFEDAWDGQTFDGKTFKGDKDEEARWIADPPKTERAIQCSCSS; encoded by the exons ATGCTCTGTCGCAACGCCCTCCGCAGAGTTACCCCTCGGTCATCTTTGCAGAGAATCAACAAGATGGCAGCCCATCTCTCCAACGGTGCGGCGGCGCCCAATTCAAATAATTCGAATTACCCCGGCGCATCCCTCGAGGATCTTCCAAAGTCCTGGCACTTTACCGAATCCCTCCCCGCCGATGCCGTTTTCCCTACGCCCGCCGATTCGCACAAGACCCCACGAGATCAGATAACTCCCCGACAAGTCCGAGAAGCCATCTTCACATGGGTGCGCCCAGCTGAGCAGAAGGACCCCGAGCTTCTTGCCGTAAGTCCAGCCGCGCTGCGAGATCTGGGCATCAAGGCCGGAGAGGAAAAGACGGACGACTTCAGACAGCTGGTTGCCGGCAACAAGCTCTACGGCTGGGATGAAGAAAAGCTCGAGGGAGGATATCCATGGGCTCAATGCTACGGTGGTTTCCAATTCGGACAATGGGCTGGTCAGCTCGGTGATGGCAGAGCTATATCCCTCTTCGAGACAACCAATCCAGCCTCTGGCGAGCGCTACGAGCTTCAGCTCAAGGGCGCCGGTTTGACTCCCTACTCCCGCTTCGCCGATGGAAAAGCAGTTCTCCGATCGAGTATCCGAGAGTTTGTGGTTTCAGAGGCGCTCAATGCGCTCAAGATTCCCACCACCAGAGCATTGTCGCTTACTCTGCTGCCAAACTCTAAGGTCCTTCGGGAGAGGGTTGAGCCGGGAGCCATTGTGCTGCGGTTCGCCCAGTCTTGGTTGCGTCTGGGCAACTTTGATATCCTCCGGGCCAGGGGAGATCGCGACTTGATTAGAAAGCTGTCTACGTACATCGCTGAAGACGTCTTTGGTGGTTGGGATAAACTACCTGCTCGATTGGAGAACCCAGATGAGCCCAAAACTTCACCGCCGCCAAAGCGTGGAGTGGCAAGAGATACCATTGAAGGACCTGAGGACGCTGAGGAAAACCGGTTCACGAGACTTTATCGAGAGGTTGTCAGGCGCAATGCGACAACGGTGGCTAATTGGCAAGCATATGGATTCATGAATGGAGTGCTG AACACAGACAATACCTCCATCTATGGACTCTCGATAGACTTTGGCCCATTTGCCTTTATGGATAACTTTGACCCGATGTATACACCAAATCACGACGACTATGCCCTGCGATACAGCTATAGAAACCAGCCTACCATCATCTGGTGGAATCTCGTCCGCTTCGGCGAGGCAATTGGCGagatgatggggatgggtGCCAAGGTGGACGATCCAACTTTTGTTGAAAAAGGTGTTACAGAAGGGGAGGAGGCAGCAGTTGTAGCCAGGGCTGAGAAGCTCATCACACAGGCCGGCGAGGAGTTCAAGATTGTGTTCCTCAATGAGTACAAGAGACTCATGACTGCCCGACTTGGTCTGAAGACACACAAAGACTCCGACTTTGACGTGCTCTTCAGCGAAGCCTTGGATACCCTGGAAACCTTGGAACTGGACTTTCACCATTTCTTCCGTCGCCTTAGCAACCTCAAGCTGCAGGATCTGGCTACCGAAGAGGGTCGAAAGGAGAAGGCATCCACTTTCTTCCACAAGGAAGGCCCCCCAACGACTGGCACAGAAGACGGGGCTAGGGAGCGCATTGCCAAGTGGCTGGCCAGCTGGCGAGAACGTGTTGTCGAAGACTGGAAGGATGAGAGTGACGACGTGTCAGAAGAGAAGGACAACGAGAGGATCGAGGCGATGAAGAAGGTCAACCCCAACTTTGTCCCTCGCGGCTGGATCCTCGACGAGGTTATCAAGCGCGTTGAGAAGGACGGTGAGAGGGATGTGCTCGACCGCATTATGCAGATGGCTCTCCATCCCTTCGAAGACGCATGGGATGGACAGACCTTCGACGGCAAGACATTCAAgggcgacaaggacgaggaggctagGTGGATTGCCGACCCTCCGAAGACCGAGAGAGCCATCCAGTGTAGCTGTAGCTCATAG